The following is a genomic window from Deinococcus malanensis.
GTCAGTTCGCTTTGTACGTGAGCGTAGACGGCCAGGCGCTGGGTGTCATCCCGGTGGCCGACCGGGTGCGGGAGACTGCCCGGGTTGGGGTGCGCGCTGCATGACGGGTATATGGACGGGCGGGAGTCGACGTGGCCGTCGAAATGGCAGACGTAACCTTGATGAACGGCGACCTGCGCGGCGTGCCGAACGCCGTGGCGCTCAGCCTCGCCACCCTGCGGAGTATCTCAACATGTTCGGGGTGGTTTGGGTGGACCGGCCGCTCCCCCGGGTCAGATCACAGTCACCGGCGGGCGTCACGGCATCGAAGCGCTGCCACGTGCGTCAGGAAGCGCGTTTCGGTCACCTCCGACTTCCCGGCCGGGCTCAACGCGCCGGGCTTTCCCGCCACTCGCGTCACGCGTCATCCTCCAATCATCCTCTCCCGACTAGCGTGAGGTCATGACACGGACAACCCAGGAGGGACGTGGGTATCCTTGTGTACCCGCGCGAGCCTGACACGCAGTGTCATTTAGGGCTTGCAGGGTCATCCAGACCGGCTACCCGCGGGGCGCCCTTCCTGCGTTCATGTGTTCATCGTTTTGATCACCTTATATTTCCACGGAGCACTTACCTGGGCACGGGTGACCCCGTGCTGGGAATTTTGCGGGATTTCTTTGAGACCCATCTGGGCGCAAGAGCTGCGGTGAAAGCGACACCACCTACGTGAACGCGGGTACCTGGGGCGGCCGTGCTGGGTGATTCCACGCAATAGCGGTGCGGGCGGCATCCATATGGTGGGCTTCGAATTGCAGGTGCAGTTGATGGACTGCCCCGGCCCGCGCCTGATCGACACGGCCGTCGGCCTGGAGAGCGGCCCGGAAGCCGCGACCCTGGGGCGGCAAGTGAGCCGAATGCCCGTAGAGCAGGACATCACGGTGGTCCTTCCCCACGTCATTGGTGAGCCATCGCTCTCCTCGTACCGTGCGCACATGAAGCGATACCTGCCCGTCCTCTTCGCCGCCTGTTCCACCGCCCACGCCGAGCCGGTCCCGTTCCGAGCCTGGAGCGACGCGCGGTCCTTGCCGTCCGAAGCGAGCTTCGCTGCCAAACTCCCGAGCTTCGCCGCCTGTGACTCAACCGGCTTCGACCGCTCTAAACTCTCACCAGACGCCCTCACGGGTTACGACAACTTGACCAGGATTGTCGCGAACTTGAAGGCCGACGATCCCCTGCGCGCCACCATGGAAAAGACCTTGGTTCAGATGCGCGAACACTTGGCCAAGACGGCGCCCGCCATGGCCCCCACCGTCCCGACTTCGCTCGCAGCGGGGTTAAGGAACGCACAGATGTGGCTGGAAAAGAATGAAGCCAAAGGGTGGCAAGCCTTCATTGTCAGTCCTGACGCCAAAAACGCCAAGACCGCCTCCCAAGCCGCTCTCGCCGCCGCCATGCTCGGCAAGCCGCGTGCCGCCCTCGCCGCCCTCCTCGTCGCACACAAACTCGATCCGCACAATCCGGAAATCCTCGCCAACCTCGGTGGGGTCCTCGAAACCCTCGGTTTGTCCGGCGAGGCACTCGTCGTGCTTGACGAAGCCATGAAACTCACCAAGAGCGGCGCGGGCGCCTTCGGATGGTCGAATGCTGCCACCCTCAACACCAACCGGGGCTTGGCCTTGGCTGACCTGCGTCGCTGGAACGAAGCCGAATCGGCCCTTTCGAGCGCCATGAAAGATGCGCCGATGTTGGCAGAAGCGCGGTTGGGGTTGGCGCGTGTGTTGACGTGCCAAGGCAAGACGGCGCAAGCCGCCAAGTACGCCCGCGCCGGCCAGCGTCGCACCCCTACCCCTTCGACCGTTGCCAAGACACCGACGGGTTCGCAAGGAGGAGCCGGCGACGTGAGCGAAATCTCGTCCAGGAGTAACGCGAATGCCTCGGCGCACCTGCCCGCATCGTTTACCTTCGATCTTTCGCGCGGCAAAGACTTTACCTTGCCGAACCTCAAGCTGCCGCAAACCCTGAAAGACGCGGTCGTGCTCTACGACAAGTACGACAAGTTGCACGACGACTTACAAGCCCGCTGGGAGGCCATTCGCAAGCGCAGAGAGGAGGTCGAGGCGCAACTTCGCCATCAACCCAGAGTGTCACCGCTTGTGCAAGCTCGCCGGGAAGCGCTGTGGCAGGCGTTCTTGCACACGAACGACGAGCCGACCGTGAAGC
Proteins encoded in this region:
- a CDS encoding tetratricopeptide repeat protein, yielding MIPRNSGAGGIHMVGFELQVQLMDCPGPRLIDTAVGLESGPEAATLGRQVSRMPVEQDITVVLPHVIGEPSLSSYRAHMKRYLPVLFAACSTAHAEPVPFRAWSDARSLPSEASFAAKLPSFAACDSTGFDRSKLSPDALTGYDNLTRIVANLKADDPLRATMEKTLVQMREHLAKTAPAMAPTVPTSLAAGLRNAQMWLEKNEAKGWQAFIVSPDAKNAKTASQAALAAAMLGKPRAALAALLVAHKLDPHNPEILANLGGVLETLGLSGEALVVLDEAMKLTKSGAGAFGWSNAATLNTNRGLALADLRRWNEAESALSSAMKDAPMLAEARLGLARVLTCQGKTAQAAKYARAGQRRTPTPSTVAKTPTGSQGGAGDVSEISSRSNANASAHLPASFTFDLSRGKDFTLPNLKLPQTLKDAVVLYDKYDKLHDDLQARWEAIRKRREEVEAQLRHQPRVSPLVQARREALWQAFLHTNDEPTVKRLYEAQVKSSLAVSKVDGDFSHCSSGCISDEFIKKARTPEELNALCNGAMSTQHDKWRSAMHSHAQNLGMYLKAAYKLETALAANYSDPLWHERLSLSAEFLATTEFMGYVNYARHWAHDIKVFSCYESSTTDTSDPIAGELVTPRADPCKAVYDGMSLSFSVSVVGFSISCDSMSVSAATPGWIGAFGSFSQSFGSKEYTVTVGIQEGVSVGVGSVSAGATSQQGAYVSWGRDGVTDAGVSITTGSSVGATRGSVGGSKDIITDVTGALSGKWSFIASPGGSK